In Ruminococcaceae bacterium BL-4, one DNA window encodes the following:
- the malP gene encoding maltodextrin phosphorylase (Evidence 2a : Function from experimental evidences in other organisms; PubMedId : 10220320, 10469642, 2845225, 3037809, 3155826, 6283313, 6339728, 6986282, 9009262; Product type e : enzyme), giving the protein MNAYEEAVLQNLSEEISEDFSKATPKEVYTAVSKAVMKQIFSTWQRKPEGKKACYFSAEFLLGRVIHSNLLNLSLLEETENLLGQHKIDPKVFEKVEDDALGNGGLGRLAACFLDSGATLGISLNGYGIRYRYGLFRQTFSYGEQKEEADDWLASGDPWSVRRENERVRVDFGEESVWAVPYDMPVIGYGGKTINTLRLWQSEPLHPFDFELFNEQKYEEAVSEKNAAERISSVLYPNDDTDEGKRLRLKQQYFFSSASLQSILREFKKSYGNDFKKLPEQYAIQLNDTHPVVSIPELLRLLVAGENLSFSEAFSIIQQVFSYTNHTIMAEALEKWDVSLFCTVLPQVYPYVVMLQNRLRREIGNDPQKNPDDYGLIADGKIHMAKMAVYATHSVNGVAKIHTEILKKKTLKEWYDLYPERFHNVTNGVTQRRWMALCNRELSKFITDRIGNGWITNLSELQKLIPYAEDPDSLKQLMQIKKEKKNQLADYVYRKDNFGLNTENIFDIQVKRLHEYKRQLLNAFSILDLYYGLKEGRIKDFYPTTFIFGGKAAPGYYRAKGIIKYINEIANLINYDNAVNRKMQVVFVSNYDVSYAEKLIPAADLSEQISTAGTEASGTSNMKFMMNGAVTLGTFDGANIEIVEQAGEENNYIFGARVEELEALGNNYHPRILYEREPRIRRVMDSLVNGTVTDGGSGIFQELYHSILDGASWHRADYYYLLLDFLPYCETRLRANQDYLRDQTKFSRKCLLNIAHAGVFSSDRTVSQYAKEIWNL; this is encoded by the coding sequence ATGAACGCATATGAAGAAGCTGTTTTGCAAAACCTTTCGGAGGAAATTTCAGAAGATTTCTCAAAAGCAACGCCAAAAGAAGTTTATACGGCAGTTTCGAAAGCTGTGATGAAACAAATTTTTTCAACTTGGCAAAGAAAGCCGGAAGGGAAAAAAGCTTGTTATTTTTCGGCTGAGTTTTTGCTGGGAAGAGTGATTCATTCTAACCTTCTAAATCTTAGCCTTCTTGAAGAGACGGAAAATTTACTGGGACAGCACAAAATTGATCCGAAAGTATTTGAGAAAGTCGAAGACGACGCATTAGGAAATGGCGGATTGGGGCGGCTTGCGGCCTGCTTTTTGGACAGCGGAGCTACTCTTGGAATTTCGCTTAATGGTTATGGAATCCGTTACCGTTATGGATTGTTTCGCCAGACTTTTTCTTATGGAGAACAGAAGGAAGAAGCCGATGATTGGCTTGCTTCTGGAGATCCGTGGAGCGTTCGCCGAGAAAATGAGCGGGTACGCGTGGATTTCGGAGAGGAAAGTGTCTGGGCAGTTCCCTATGATATGCCGGTGATCGGATATGGCGGAAAAACAATTAATACGTTGCGTTTGTGGCAGTCGGAGCCTTTACATCCATTCGATTTTGAGCTTTTTAATGAGCAGAAATATGAAGAAGCAGTATCGGAGAAAAATGCAGCAGAAAGAATTTCCAGTGTGCTTTATCCAAATGATGATACTGATGAAGGAAAGCGTCTGCGGTTAAAACAGCAGTATTTCTTTAGCAGTGCGTCGCTTCAGAGCATTTTAAGGGAATTTAAAAAATCTTACGGGAACGATTTTAAAAAATTGCCGGAACAATATGCGATTCAGCTAAATGATACGCATCCGGTTGTTTCGATTCCGGAGCTTTTACGCCTCCTGGTAGCAGGCGAAAACCTTTCTTTTTCCGAAGCATTTTCAATTATTCAGCAGGTCTTTTCTTATACAAATCATACAATTATGGCAGAAGCATTGGAAAAATGGGATGTATCGCTCTTCTGCACCGTTTTACCTCAGGTTTATCCATATGTAGTGATGCTGCAAAATCGTCTTCGCCGTGAAATCGGAAATGATCCACAAAAAAATCCAGATGATTATGGTTTGATTGCGGACGGAAAAATTCATATGGCAAAGATGGCAGTTTATGCAACGCATTCTGTCAACGGAGTTGCGAAGATTCATACGGAAATATTAAAGAAAAAGACGCTTAAAGAATGGTATGATCTTTATCCGGAGCGGTTTCATAACGTGACGAACGGTGTGACGCAGCGCCGCTGGATGGCACTGTGCAATCGGGAACTTTCTAAATTTATCACCGATCGTATCGGCAACGGTTGGATTACGAATCTTTCAGAGTTACAGAAACTGATTCCTTATGCGGAAGATCCTGATTCTTTAAAGCAGTTGATGCAGATTAAGAAAGAAAAGAAAAACCAGCTTGCGGATTATGTTTATCGAAAAGATAATTTTGGGCTCAATACTGAAAATATTTTTGATATTCAGGTAAAACGCCTTCATGAATATAAACGGCAGCTACTGAATGCCTTTTCAATTTTGGATCTTTATTACGGATTGAAAGAAGGCAGAATTAAAGATTTTTATCCCACCACTTTTATTTTTGGCGGCAAGGCAGCGCCAGGATATTATCGTGCAAAGGGAATTATCAAATATATTAATGAAATTGCCAATCTTATTAACTATGATAATGCAGTCAACCGAAAGATGCAGGTCGTTTTTGTGAGCAATTATGATGTTTCCTATGCCGAAAAACTGATTCCTGCGGCGGATTTGAGTGAACAGATTTCTACGGCCGGGACCGAAGCGAGCGGAACCAGCAATATGAAATTTATGATGAACGGTGCGGTAACACTAGGTACTTTTGATGGCGCTAATATTGAAATTGTGGAGCAGGCAGGGGAAGAGAACAACTATATTTTCGGTGCCCGAGTAGAAGAACTGGAGGCACTCGGAAATAATTATCATCCCCGTATCCTTTATGAACGGGAGCCGCGTATTCGTAGAGTGATGGATTCTTTGGTAAATGGTACAGTGACAGATGGCGGCAGCGGCATTTTTCAGGAATTGTATCATTCCATTCTTGACGGTGCTTCATGGCATCGGGCGGATTATTATTATCTGCTGCTGGACTTTTTGCCTTATTGTGAGACCCGTCTGCGTGCAAATCAGGATTATCTGAGAGACCAGACAAAATTCAGCAGAAAATGTCTTTTGAACATCGCTCATGCGGGAGTGTTTTCCAGTGACCGTACTGTTTCACAATATGCAAAAGAGATTTGGAACCTTTAA
- a CDS encoding conserved protein of unknown function (Evidence 4 : Unknown function but conserved in other organisms), translating into MNCNSINGDVIDLTLRLMGATQIREFPSFMHIVDFNLGDGVLVTYVFNITREDKYFLQRVRPYAISHGKFANVQEIIAFIKDDIEKFRNAKKSHNFPEFLEIFEKEHQFLENMEDLFLTHNIDKAMLEEIKDDVQHVMKKVRTVEAPELPELQQTHPHVDVEK; encoded by the coding sequence ATGAACTGCAATTCGATCAATGGAGATGTTATCGACTTGACGCTGCGGCTGATGGGGGCGACTCAAATTCGGGAATTCCCTAGCTTTATGCATATTGTGGATTTCAATTTGGGAGACGGTGTGTTGGTAACGTATGTCTTCAATATTACACGAGAGGATAAATATTTTTTACAGCGAGTGAGACCTTATGCAATTTCTCACGGAAAATTTGCGAATGTACAGGAAATTATTGCATTCATCAAGGATGATATCGAAAAATTTCGGAATGCAAAAAAGAGCCACAATTTTCCTGAATTTCTCGAAATTTTTGAAAAGGAACATCAATTTTTAGAGAATATGGAAGATCTGTTTTTGACACATAATATTGATAAGGCAATGCTCGAAGAAATTAAAGACGATGTGCAGCATGTCATGAAGAAAGTGCGAACGGTTGAGGCACCTGAACTTCCGGAACTACAGCAGACGCATCCGCATGTAGACGTTGAAAAATAA
- a CDS encoding CitMHS domain-containing protein has protein sequence MTSQQIIAIVIFLMTMVAVMTEKVHRAVAAMAGAVLMILFHILNLSDCVAHVDVNTLGVLVGMMIFVAVVKKSGIFEYVAIKSAKLAKGKPWRIMVSFVLITAILSAFLDNVTTVLLVGPMTLAITGILKINPIPYMVSEILASNMGGTATLIGDPPNIMIGSAAKLGFSDFLFNTGAPVVVILALTLLCFRFLYVKEMQVDQESMDKVMNLDENVAIHDKALMIKSLVVMALVVLGFILHSQTGIESGAVALTGAVIILLIGKQDAEDIILSVEWPTILFFIGLFVVVGGLQEVGVINMLAQTMISATQGNMVMSLLIVLWASALISAFLDNIPFVATMIPLILTMGQSGINITPLWWALSLGACLGGNGTLIGASANVVLSSISTKNGYPITFKSFTKIGFPIMLMSVAISTVWLLLRFA, from the coding sequence ATGACAAGTCAACAGATTATAGCGATTGTAATTTTTCTGATGACAATGGTTGCTGTCATGACAGAGAAAGTTCATCGTGCTGTAGCCGCAATGGCTGGTGCGGTTCTGATGATTTTGTTTCATATTCTGAATTTAAGCGATTGTGTTGCTCATGTAGATGTAAATACGCTTGGCGTATTAGTCGGAATGATGATTTTTGTGGCTGTGGTTAAAAAGTCCGGCATTTTTGAGTATGTGGCAATTAAATCAGCGAAGCTTGCAAAGGGAAAGCCATGGCGAATTATGGTATCATTTGTACTGATAACGGCAATCCTTTCTGCATTTTTGGATAACGTGACAACGGTGCTTTTGGTAGGACCAATGACGTTGGCAATTACTGGAATTCTAAAAATTAACCCAATTCCATATATGGTTTCGGAAATTTTGGCTTCTAATATGGGTGGTACTGCTACCCTGATCGGTGATCCACCAAATATTATGATTGGCAGTGCTGCTAAGCTTGGATTTTCAGATTTTCTGTTCAATACAGGTGCTCCGGTTGTTGTTATTCTTGCATTAACTTTGCTGTGTTTTCGGTTTCTCTATGTAAAAGAGATGCAGGTTGACCAGGAATCAATGGATAAAGTGATGAACTTGGACGAAAATGTGGCGATTCACGATAAGGCATTGATGATTAAGAGTCTTGTTGTGATGGCTTTAGTTGTTCTCGGATTTATTCTACATAGTCAGACGGGAATTGAATCTGGAGCTGTTGCACTGACGGGCGCTGTTATAATTTTACTGATTGGAAAACAGGATGCAGAAGATATCATTCTGAGTGTAGAATGGCCAACAATTCTATTTTTTATTGGATTGTTTGTAGTGGTCGGCGGTTTACAAGAAGTCGGCGTTATTAATATGTTGGCTCAGACAATGATCAGTGCAACGCAGGGAAATATGGTAATGAGCTTGCTGATTGTTCTTTGGGCTTCTGCGCTTATTTCGGCATTCTTGGATAATATTCCATTTGTTGCAACGATGATTCCACTGATTTTAACGATGGGACAAAGCGGCATAAATATTACACCATTGTGGTGGGCGCTTTCTCTTGGAGCATGCCTCGGCGGCAATGGTACATTGATTGGCGCTTCTGCAAACGTGGTGCTTTCGAGCATTAGTACGAAAAATGGTTATCCGATTACTTTTAAAAGCTTTACAAAAATAGGCTTCCCGATTATGCTGATGTCAGTTGCAATCAGCACGGTCTGGCTGCTGTTGCGGTTTGCTTAA
- the tcdA gene encoding tRNA threonylcarbamoyladenosine dehydratase, with protein sequence MNEEQFSRTELLIGKSAIEQLHRSSVIVFGIGGVGGYAAEALCRSGVGSLTLVDPDTVSVSNLNRQIVATYQTLNQLKAEMMAERLLSINPQASVFSIPKFYQAENAEEFPLDSYDYVIDCIDTVSSKLLLVQNAEKAGTPIISSMGAGNKLDPTAFRVGDIYETKVCPLARVMRRELRQRGIASLKVVYSTEPPRTPLESTEPAAPGKRQTPGSMPFVPSAAGLILAGAVVQDLTQAW encoded by the coding sequence ATGAACGAAGAACAATTTTCAAGGACCGAATTACTGATTGGTAAATCAGCAATCGAACAGCTCCATCGATCTTCTGTGATTGTTTTTGGGATCGGCGGGGTTGGAGGTTATGCAGCAGAAGCCCTTTGTCGCAGTGGAGTTGGTTCACTGACTTTGGTGGATCCGGATACCGTCAGTGTTTCGAATCTGAACCGCCAGATCGTTGCAACTTATCAGACATTGAATCAGCTGAAAGCCGAAATGATGGCAGAGCGCCTTCTTTCCATCAATCCACAAGCTTCTGTCTTTTCGATTCCTAAATTCTATCAGGCAGAAAATGCAGAGGAATTTCCACTGGATTCCTATGATTATGTCATCGACTGTATTGATACGGTATCCAGTAAGCTACTGTTGGTGCAAAATGCTGAAAAGGCAGGTACACCGATTATTAGTTCTATGGGTGCAGGAAATAAATTGGATCCTACCGCATTTCGAGTGGGAGATATCTACGAGACGAAAGTATGTCCGCTTGCCAGAGTGATGCGCCGAGAGTTAAGGCAGAGAGGAATTGCCTCTTTAAAAGTTGTTTATAGCACGGAACCACCAAGAACGCCCTTAGAAAGTACGGAACCAGCGGCTCCTGGGAAGCGGCAAACACCTGGCAGTATGCCATTTGTTCCTTCTGCAGCAGGATTGATCTTAGCTGGTGCAGTTGTACAGGATCTCACACAGGCATGGTAG